The Flavobacterium sp. CBA20B-1 genome includes the window TATTCTTTAACAGCTTTTTCAATGGTAAACGAAAACTCAGAGCCAACGCCCACTTTGCTTTCCACATAAATATGTTCGTTGTGGGCTTCTATAATGTGTTTTACGATTGAAAGTCCTAAACCAGAGCCACCAATATCGCGGGAGCGGCTGCTATCGGTTCGGTAGAAGCGTTCAAACAAGCGACCGATGTGTTTTTTTTCTATTCCGAAGCCATTGTCTGTAATGCGAACCAGTAATTTTTTTTCGGTAAGATTTTCTATGGATACTTCGGTGGTGCCGTTTTCTTTTCCGTATTTTATGGAATTATCAATTAAATTAAGAAACACTTGATTGATTTTTTCGCGATCGCCTTTCACCAAAATAGTGCGGTAATGGTCTTTATCAAACATCAAAGTAATGTCTTTTTTATCGGCTTTCATTTCCAAAAGATCAAAAACACTTTGAAAAAGTTCAATGATATCAAAAGATTGTATATTCAGTTTTAGTTCATTGGTTTCTAATTTGGTAATCATATCCAAATCGTTCACAATGTCAATTAACCGTTCAATGCCTTTATCGGCACGTTCTAAGTATTTTTTGCGGATTTCTTTATCTTTTACGTCGCCTTCTATTAATGTAGAAATATAACCTTGCACGGTAAAAAGCGGTGTTTTAAGCTCATGTGCCACATTGCCAATAAACTCTCGGCGGTATTCTTCTTGCACTTTTAATGATTCTATTTCTACTTTTTTTTCGCTTGCAAACTTGTTTACTTCATACATTAAGGTTTGCATATCGGTGGTTATGGGCTGGTTTCGCAACACCGATTCATCTAAAATGCTTACTTCTTTATAAATTTTTTGAATGCGGCGGTATATAAAGCGTTCCACACGGTATTGCAACACAAAAAAGCAAAAACCAAAAAACAGTAACGAAAAAGTTACTGTGAAAAAGATGTCTATTTGATGAAAAAAATAGTGCAACAGAAACAAAAGCAGCAAACTGAATAGACTGATTACTGCTGCTGATTTTGCTGCAAACTTGTATGATTTACGATATTTTACACCCATTAAATCTCTATTTTGTAGCCCACGCCTTTTATGGTTTTAAACAAATCGTCGCCAATTTTTTCGCGCAATTTTCTTATGTGAACATCTATGGTTCTGCCACCCACAATCACTTCGTTGCCCCAAACTTTGTCTAAAATTTCTTCGCGTTTAAACACTTTTCCGGGTTTTGATGCCAGTAAATAAAACAATTCAAATTCTTTTCGCGGCAAAATAATTTCGGTATTGTCTTTTATGATTTTGTATTCTTCGCGGTTTATTTCAATGGTTCCAATGCGCAACACATCGTCTGCCAAGGCTTCTTCTTTTACCCTGCGAAGCAATGCTTTTACCTTGGTCACCAACAATTTCGGTTTAATAGGTTTGGTGA containing:
- a CDS encoding sensor histidine kinase; protein product: MGVKYRKSYKFAAKSAAVISLFSLLLLFLLHYFFHQIDIFFTVTFSLLFFGFCFFVLQYRVERFIYRRIQKIYKEVSILDESVLRNQPITTDMQTLMYEVNKFASEKKVEIESLKVQEEYRREFIGNVAHELKTPLFTVQGYISTLIEGDVKDKEIRKKYLERADKGIERLIDIVNDLDMITKLETNELKLNIQSFDIIELFQSVFDLLEMKADKKDITLMFDKDHYRTILVKGDREKINQVFLNLIDNSIKYGKENGTTEVSIENLTEKKLLVRITDNGFGIEKKHIGRLFERFYRTDSSRSRDIGGSGLGLSIVKHIIEAHNEHIYVESKVGVGSEFSFTIEKAVKE
- a CDS encoding response regulator transcription factor, translating into MKNKDIKILLVDDDTDILEIVGFNLEAENYQVFTAKNGKEALTIAKKEVPNLVILDVMMPEMDGIETCENMRKLPELNNTIITFLTARGEDYSQVAGFDVGADDYITKPIKPKLLVTKVKALLRRVKEEALADDVLRIGTIEINREEYKIIKDNTEIILPRKEFELFYLLASKPGKVFKREEILDKVWGNEVIVGGRTIDVHIRKLREKIGDDLFKTIKGVGYKIEI